Proteins encoded within one genomic window of Pithys albifrons albifrons isolate INPA30051 chromosome 9, PitAlb_v1, whole genome shotgun sequence:
- the ANXA8L1 gene encoding annexin A8-like protein 1 — protein sequence MAWWKAWSEEEGRSVAGALHFDPAPDAQTLYKAMKGLGTDEQAIIDVLTKRNNMQRQEIAKSFKAQFGKDLIETLKSELSGNFERLIVALMYSPFKYDAKELYDAMKGVGTSEGVIIEILASRTKAQIKEIIKAYKEEYGSDLEEDIKSETSGYLEQILVCLLQGERDNATLYVDTALALQDAETLYAAGEKIRGTDEIQFITILCKRSATHLLKVFEEYQKLAGKSIEDSIKSETHGSLEDAMLAIVKCTRNIRCYFAERLYHALKGVGTDDGTLIRVIVSRSEVDLNLIKPEFKRIAGKSLSSMILDDTSGDYKTALMNLCGSD from the exons ATGGCATGGTGGAAGGCCTGG agtGAAGAAGAGGGCAGGTCTGTTGCAGGTGCTTTGCACTTTGACCCTGCACCTGATGCTCAGACTCTGTACAAGGCCATGAAAGGACTTG GGACTGATGAACAAGCTATAATTGATGTCCTAACCAAGAGGAACAACATGCAGCGTCAAGAGATTGCCAAATCCTTCAAAGCCCAGTTTGGAAAG GATCTGATTGAAACCCTGAAGTCTGAACTGAGTGGCAACTTTGAGAGGCTCATTGTAGCTCTCATGTACTCCCCATTTAAATATGATGCCAAGGAGCTGTATGATGCCATGAAG GGTGTGGGAACCAGTGAAGGTGTTATCATAGAGATCCTGGCATCTCGAACTAAAGCACAGATCAAAGAGATAATCAAGGCTTACAAAGAAG AATACGGTTCTGATCTGGAAGAAGATATAAAATCGGAAACAAGTGGCTACTTAGAACAGATTCTGGTTTGCCTTCTTCAG ggTGAGAGGGACAATGCCACTCTCTAtgtggacacagccctggcactgcaggatgcAGAG ACTCTCTATGCTGCTGGAGAGAAGATACGGGGCACTGATGAGATACAGTTCATCACCATCTTGTGCAAAAGGAGTGCCACACACTTGCTGAAAG TGTTTGAAGAATACCAGAAACTGGCTGGTAAGAGCATAGAAGACTCTATCAAGAGTGAAACTCATGGTTCACTTGAGGATGCCATGCTGGCTATAG TGAAGTGCACAAGGAATATCCGTTGCTACTTTGCAGAGAGGCTGTATCATGCTTTAAAG GGGGTTGGCACAGATGATGGGACTCTGATAAGGGTGATCGTTTCTCGAAGTGAAGTTGACCTAAATCTTATAAAGCCTGAATTCAAGCGTATTGCAggaaagtctctctccagcatGATTTTG GATGATACCAGTGGTGATTACAAGACAGCCTTGATGAATCTCTGTGGCAGTGACTAA